Proteins encoded within one genomic window of Amorphoplanes friuliensis DSM 7358:
- a CDS encoding TIGR02710 family CRISPR-associated CARF protein: MGSLDEKHSRMRRIFRGEEEYGGGTAAEQAQAFRLAEIYDEAVEVAQANSADVERPEVDLLISLSGFSPETTLLAFALTRPTRILIITSEGTQKTIDTIWEKLAGKIKFSEARHVTCDPVDPTSIYDIVLKEVRSLLAAGRPPRVIIDITGGKKAMSAGAALAASQLDLPMCYIDSTFDPEMRQALPGSERLCVLPNPTALFGDKDLTAAMAMFGSGVYSGAHALFEKLSDSIAEPTQVRFLRDLAALYEAWCNLDVDGLPELIARVREHLRENRMALAVPVTQRIAKQLEFAEALAGRDGPTMLLNFFLLGEHYRAQGRHDFAALLYYRSIEKVFEERLSSEFGLDPVDPDYTKLGDVEDLTTRYAALTTEVYGAPTDTLPRKIALMDAMLLLCLKDDAVLKRIGWTTPSSISSMRGVVDTRNRSVLAHGTASVSMDQSAQLSGRAGALLRYFLQVHAPNQDITERIKTLRFVSEL, translated from the coding sequence ATGGGAAGCCTGGACGAGAAGCACTCTCGCATGCGGCGAATCTTCCGCGGCGAGGAGGAGTACGGCGGGGGCACGGCGGCCGAGCAGGCCCAAGCCTTCCGGCTAGCGGAGATTTACGATGAAGCCGTCGAAGTCGCACAAGCGAACTCCGCAGACGTCGAGCGGCCAGAAGTTGATCTACTGATCAGCCTTTCCGGGTTCTCCCCGGAGACGACGCTGCTCGCCTTCGCGCTGACCCGGCCGACGAGGATCTTGATCATTACGTCGGAGGGCACCCAGAAGACGATCGACACGATCTGGGAGAAGCTCGCTGGCAAGATTAAGTTTTCCGAGGCCCGGCATGTAACCTGCGATCCCGTCGATCCGACCAGCATTTATGACATCGTGCTGAAGGAGGTCCGCTCTCTGCTGGCCGCCGGGCGGCCGCCGCGAGTGATCATCGACATCACCGGCGGGAAGAAGGCGATGAGTGCTGGTGCGGCGCTGGCCGCTTCCCAGTTGGACCTCCCGATGTGCTACATCGACAGCACCTTCGACCCCGAGATGCGCCAGGCTCTTCCCGGCAGCGAACGGCTGTGTGTGCTACCGAATCCGACGGCACTGTTCGGGGACAAGGACCTGACCGCTGCGATGGCCATGTTTGGCAGCGGCGTGTATTCCGGCGCGCACGCGTTGTTCGAGAAGCTGAGCGATTCGATCGCCGAGCCGACCCAGGTGCGGTTCCTCCGTGACCTCGCCGCCTTGTACGAAGCCTGGTGCAATCTCGATGTCGACGGGTTGCCGGAGCTGATCGCTCGCGTTCGGGAGCACCTTCGTGAAAATCGGATGGCACTCGCTGTCCCCGTCACGCAAAGGATCGCGAAGCAACTTGAGTTCGCGGAGGCGCTCGCGGGCCGGGACGGACCGACGATGCTGCTCAACTTCTTCCTTCTGGGCGAGCACTATCGAGCCCAAGGCCGTCATGACTTCGCCGCGCTTCTTTACTACCGAAGCATTGAGAAGGTGTTTGAGGAACGGCTTTCCAGCGAGTTCGGGCTCGACCCGGTCGATCCCGACTACACCAAGCTGGGTGACGTGGAGGACCTGACCACTAGGTATGCCGCGTTGACCACCGAGGTGTACGGGGCACCGACAGACACCTTGCCACGCAAGATCGCACTGATGGACGCGATGCTCCTGCTGTGTCTCAAGGATGACGCGGTGTTGAAGCGGATCGGTTGGACGACGCCGTCCTCAATCAGCAGCATGCGCGGTGTCGTTGACACCCGTAACCGGTCGGTTCTTGCACATGGCACCGCATCAGTGTCAATGGATCAGAGTGCCCAGCTCAGCGGACGGGCCGGTGCTCTGTTACGGTACTTTTTGCAGGTACACGCACCAAACCAGGACATTACCGAGCGCATCAAGACGCTACGGTTCGTCAGCGAGCTTTAA
- a CDS encoding DEAD/DEAH box helicase, whose amino-acid sequence MRIAEILLSTQQRLAPPDGTTLDQVIDDMAGGIWIARYRTSGQQGPLTYRLGGSRFEARVRRRKGQSSGAWLAEVTTIEVTSSMPRRYDRIVPTVVSFEPNYRELAFDMEDLLRQLEQWRQIYRGRVGAPASEQLKRAVHLEYGRLERLLEIVEQRPEVAEQTVEGVVLSVEEGLDGAGTVVLDVKPVTDLADFDRRRVTITASNGVTLNTSVQRIRAGRIAIRQPGHWSPKRGTEVTVNLVKPFGMRQNALALKSFLNGEVEGSWDDLACLLCQPHGLAAQEPLALPQRFFCDDSDSSVPLNEEQRRAVAGAMSTPHAFVVQGPPGTGKTEVICEIVRQLTARGERVLLLAPTHVAVDEVLGRIGHKPGVRPLRITWDDDRVHESVRDYLEPNVGAGLTGLVVRPAKGARDPLWAGELTRVEERIQDAQQAISAIADKRRQATALAHTRVALAAAAERLDLSRSRADQELANLNDATESATARIDAAASTLSRAVRIHDALLTTARPILEPLPPLARSWQAAMRVAATAASALDAVNTELGRATRLMSHDVAEAKNAVARAGQDNRVAMARLEGALAELRRAQLDLNNAVSHQNQLGRMLTAMNLGRVSAARRRAAEAEAAVTYLRNRSRAAIERQRTAEDQTAAVEALRTNDVVAARERAGNARQQMDAAVRQSTLRWIWLAEAAGDARTSMTQVADMNERRRVAAFLAGTVPALLAGTLPAGADHGELAALGSIAQIAGQLSQAVADLVAAEQEQRSALEDQTWCRRELEVGRDRIENSLAAAEQDFTNAQSRHDAAAERVGKISQILAGQSEDPADHSRDIEQLERRLHVLRRLPALHQRWCELTSGQSDDLLLADIRESLVRAANLVCATTKGIVGRGSQVVRYADYDTLIVDEASRVTESEFLIGATRARRWILVGDEHQLPPHVDQRDEHFLHALTALHRFHRGAGESLEASVQYLAQVWAEDEELHKFRAESVLAVAEELNSSGLWAASFRDPFDSAYRRVQSSGNGNDPDRQVLTAMLRHLVQSLFQRVAPRVPAGLRQELVWQRRMIEPLARIVAQPVYGGRYRTPPAADLAAIGLTPLVLAETLTKPVTFVDTSHFRDSGDTPQDHGFVNEREQDFVERVCRLYNEDLGRSGSKPVTVSVLAFYRAQAQQLSRRLRGLDLPHLQWEVIDVIDRIQGQQSDLVIISFTRAHTGRIGPGYGQWLQDIRRLNVAFTRARRALVFVGHGPTLSGLGAPSAGASPGPARIFYENLFSLVDQDDDFMRVRRL is encoded by the coding sequence ATGAGGATTGCGGAGATCCTGCTGTCCACACAGCAGAGGCTGGCTCCACCGGACGGCACCACGCTGGACCAGGTGATTGACGACATGGCCGGCGGAATCTGGATCGCTCGATACCGTACTTCGGGACAGCAGGGTCCTCTGACCTACCGGCTCGGCGGCTCTCGATTCGAGGCCCGGGTCCGACGTCGTAAAGGCCAGTCTTCGGGGGCCTGGTTGGCCGAGGTGACGACCATCGAGGTGACATCCTCGATGCCTCGCAGGTATGACCGCATCGTGCCGACCGTTGTCTCCTTCGAGCCGAACTATCGCGAACTCGCCTTCGACATGGAGGACTTGCTCAGGCAGCTGGAACAGTGGCGCCAGATTTACCGGGGTCGCGTCGGAGCGCCCGCCTCCGAACAGCTCAAGCGCGCGGTCCACCTGGAGTACGGCCGTCTGGAGCGGCTCCTGGAAATCGTTGAGCAACGTCCGGAAGTCGCCGAGCAAACTGTCGAGGGCGTCGTCCTCAGCGTCGAGGAGGGCCTCGACGGAGCGGGCACGGTGGTTCTCGATGTCAAGCCTGTCACTGACTTGGCCGACTTCGACCGCCGCCGGGTGACGATCACCGCCTCAAACGGCGTCACGTTGAACACCAGCGTCCAACGAATTCGTGCCGGGCGCATCGCGATTCGGCAACCCGGTCACTGGTCGCCCAAGCGCGGGACCGAAGTGACCGTCAATCTCGTCAAACCATTCGGGATGCGCCAGAACGCTCTGGCGCTCAAAAGCTTTCTCAATGGCGAGGTGGAGGGCTCCTGGGACGATCTTGCCTGCCTGTTATGCCAACCCCATGGCCTCGCCGCCCAGGAACCGCTCGCGCTGCCCCAGCGGTTCTTCTGCGACGACAGCGACAGCAGTGTGCCCCTGAACGAAGAGCAGCGGCGAGCTGTCGCCGGGGCGATGTCAACACCACACGCGTTCGTGGTACAGGGTCCGCCGGGAACAGGCAAGACCGAGGTCATCTGCGAGATCGTTAGGCAACTGACCGCACGGGGCGAGCGGGTGCTGCTCCTGGCGCCGACTCATGTCGCTGTAGACGAGGTGCTGGGCAGGATCGGGCACAAGCCCGGCGTCCGGCCGCTACGCATTACCTGGGACGACGACCGGGTGCACGAGTCCGTCCGCGACTACCTTGAGCCCAATGTCGGCGCTGGCCTGACAGGTCTAGTCGTCCGACCCGCGAAGGGTGCCCGAGACCCACTGTGGGCCGGAGAGTTGACTCGGGTCGAGGAGCGCATCCAGGACGCTCAGCAAGCGATCTCCGCCATCGCGGACAAACGCCGCCAGGCGACTGCCCTGGCCCACACGCGGGTCGCGCTCGCGGCGGCCGCCGAACGCCTCGATCTCAGCCGCTCCAGGGCCGATCAGGAGTTGGCCAATCTGAATGATGCGACGGAGTCGGCGACAGCTCGCATCGATGCTGCCGCTAGCACCCTGAGCCGGGCCGTACGCATCCACGATGCACTGCTCACGACGGCTCGTCCGATACTCGAGCCGCTCCCCCCGCTCGCGCGGAGCTGGCAGGCGGCAATGCGGGTAGCCGCGACCGCCGCGAGCGCTCTTGACGCCGTGAACACCGAACTTGGCCGGGCAACAAGGCTGATGAGCCACGATGTGGCAGAGGCAAAGAACGCCGTAGCACGGGCCGGCCAGGATAACCGCGTTGCGATGGCACGGCTGGAGGGCGCCCTCGCAGAGTTGCGACGGGCGCAACTCGACCTGAATAACGCGGTCTCCCATCAAAACCAGCTCGGTCGGATGCTGACGGCAATGAATCTCGGCCGCGTCTCTGCCGCCCGTCGCCGGGCGGCTGAGGCAGAGGCAGCGGTCACCTACTTGCGGAACCGGTCACGCGCGGCCATAGAACGGCAGCGCACGGCCGAAGATCAGACGGCCGCTGTCGAGGCCCTCCGCACCAACGATGTCGTGGCCGCACGAGAACGTGCCGGCAACGCCCGACAGCAGATGGATGCGGCTGTGCGGCAGAGCACCTTGCGATGGATCTGGCTCGCGGAGGCCGCCGGTGACGCTCGGACTTCCATGACACAGGTTGCTGACATGAACGAGAGGCGGAGAGTCGCTGCGTTTCTGGCTGGAACGGTCCCTGCTCTCCTCGCCGGGACGCTACCAGCAGGCGCGGACCATGGGGAGCTGGCCGCACTGGGATCGATCGCTCAGATCGCCGGGCAGTTGTCACAGGCTGTGGCGGACCTCGTTGCGGCAGAGCAGGAGCAGCGATCCGCCCTGGAAGACCAGACCTGGTGTCGGCGGGAACTGGAGGTGGGAAGAGATCGCATCGAAAACTCGCTTGCCGCCGCTGAGCAAGATTTCACCAATGCTCAGAGCCGCCACGATGCCGCAGCCGAACGAGTCGGGAAGATCAGCCAGATCCTTGCCGGGCAATCCGAGGATCCGGCGGACCACAGCCGGGACATTGAGCAACTCGAGCGTCGCCTGCACGTACTACGACGACTTCCCGCACTGCACCAGCGATGGTGCGAGCTGACCAGCGGCCAGTCCGACGACCTGCTCTTGGCCGACATCCGCGAGTCGCTGGTCCGGGCCGCGAACCTCGTATGTGCCACCACCAAAGGGATCGTCGGACGAGGCAGCCAGGTCGTCCGGTACGCAGACTACGACACCCTTATCGTCGATGAGGCGAGCCGGGTCACCGAGAGCGAGTTCCTCATCGGCGCCACACGGGCGCGACGGTGGATTCTCGTCGGCGACGAGCACCAACTGCCCCCGCATGTCGACCAGCGCGACGAGCACTTCCTGCACGCGCTGACCGCTCTGCACCGCTTCCACCGCGGCGCCGGCGAGAGCCTCGAAGCCTCCGTGCAATACCTCGCACAGGTCTGGGCCGAGGACGAGGAACTCCATAAGTTCCGAGCCGAGAGTGTATTGGCCGTCGCGGAGGAGCTGAACTCCAGCGGTTTGTGGGCCGCGAGCTTCCGGGACCCCTTCGACTCGGCGTACCGCCGCGTCCAGTCATCTGGCAACGGGAACGATCCGGATCGGCAAGTGCTAACGGCCATGCTTCGTCACCTGGTGCAGAGCCTGTTCCAGCGGGTGGCTCCCCGGGTTCCCGCCGGGCTGCGACAGGAACTCGTCTGGCAGCGGCGCATGATCGAACCATTGGCCCGGATCGTTGCCCAACCAGTCTATGGAGGGCGATACCGTACTCCGCCTGCCGCCGATCTCGCTGCGATCGGGCTTACTCCGCTGGTGCTCGCCGAGACGCTGACGAAACCGGTGACGTTTGTCGACACCAGCCACTTTCGGGACTCCGGCGATACGCCACAGGATCACGGCTTCGTCAACGAACGGGAGCAGGACTTCGTGGAACGTGTCTGCCGCCTGTACAACGAAGATCTCGGGCGAAGTGGCTCCAAGCCTGTCACTGTCAGCGTTCTGGCGTTCTACCGGGCTCAGGCACAACAACTGTCACGCCGGCTACGCGGCCTGGACCTGCCACACCTGCAGTGGGAGGTCATCGACGTGATCGACCGTATTCAGGGCCAGCAGAGCGATCTCGTCATCATCAGCTTTACCAGGGCACACACCGGGCGAATCGGCCCAGGGTACGGTCAGTGGCTGCAAGACATCCGGCGCCTCAACGTCGCCTTCACCCGGGCGCGTCGCGCCCTTGTGTTCGTCGGACATGGCCCTACCCTCAGCGGGCTCGGTGCCCCTTCCGCCGGCGCATCGCCCGGTCCCGCGCGGATCTTCTACGAGAACCTCTTCAGCCTCGTCGACCAGGACGACGACTTCATGCGAGTTCGCCGGCTATGA